The Styela clava chromosome 2, kaStyClav1.hap1.2, whole genome shotgun sequence genome contains a region encoding:
- the LOC120336077 gene encoding testis-specific gene 13 protein-like produces MSTKPKVRIISPPSSPELEDVREEDDEVLPMHHQVLYDLLGEDKAESILNPKMEEQPTRRQSIHPNGQRIILLPSIDTGMGAEAIWKTLKEKSDKKINRLEERIPDEWKQAYSAFLRDRLAQDKPLPFRSFTAKADVPDLEILKQHDYVYKVRKIRNHTNVMYRSSESNLNHTTLLLNNNPLPECKRSGKNVALDRYFDDRFLQQRPESADVKSIEYLEPTAGLPQPRNLHFLTNEGAKCKGTFYAKYADEENMKMVTDVPGYEVKLPPSMSARYSISAPGNAPSMKKEWKRFERKVATHKTSRWEPLTIGSLLEYSTSKSIPGSGDFRRGAASRWKNTASAGI; encoded by the exons ATGTCGACTAAACCAAAGGTCCGTATTATAAGTCCTCCTAGCAGTCCAGAACTAGAAGATGTCAGAGAAGAAGACGATGAAGTTCTTCCCATGCATCACCAG GTCTTGTACGATCTTCTTGGTGAAGACAAAGCAGAGTCAATTCTAAACCCGAAGATGGAAGAGCAGCCAACCAGAAGACAAAGCATTCATCCAAATGGGCAACGAATCATCCTCCTGCCTTCAATAGATACCGGGATGGGTGCTGAAGCAATATGGAAAACATTGAAG GAAAAATCTGACAAGAAGATAAACCGTCTTGAAGAAAGAATTCCTGATGAATGGAAACAAGCTTACAGCGCTTTTCTAAGAGACAGACTTGCTCAGGATAAACCATTGCCATTTAGGAGTTTCACTG caaAAGCAGACGTCCCAGATCTTGAGATTTTGAAACAACACGATTACGTTTACAAAGTTCGGAAAATACGAAACCACACTAATGTCATGTATCGAAGCTCTGAGAGCAACTTAAACCATACTACGTTACTTCTCAACAATAATCCATTACCTGAATGCAAACGAAGCGGGAAAAATGTCGCTCTCGACCGGTATTTTGACGACCGATTTTTACAACAACGACCAGAATCTGCTGACGTTAAAAGTATTGAGTACCTGGAACCTACTGCCGGTTTACCTCAGCCTAGGAATCTACACTTCCTAACAAATGAAGGCGCTAAATGCAAGGGGACATTCTACGCTAAGTATGCAG ATGAAGAAAACATGAAAATGGTGACGGACGTCCCAGGGTACGAAGTGAAACTTCCTCCATCAATGTCAGCTCGTTATTCTATCAGCGCACCAGGTAACGCTCCTTCAATGAAAAAGGAATGGAAAAGATTCGAAAGAAAGGTCGCTACCCATAAAACCTCGAGATGGGAGCCTTTAACCATTGGAAGTTTGCTTGAGTATTCAACTAGCAAGTCTATCCCCGGATCGGGGGATTTCAGACGTGGTGCGGCTTCAAGATGGAAGAATACAGCTAGTGCTGGAATATAG